The window gttccctgtgctcctgcacgTCCTGGCACACttgtccctgcccaccctgtcccagccctgtcccagctcttcCCCTCACCTGTGTCTGTTTGTGGTGGGTGTCTCAAGGGTTCTGCCGtgggctcctgctcctcagccaggTCCCCCGTCTCTCAAATCCCCTGGGCTCCTCCCTGAAATAGTCTTGAAGTTTGCTCCCAAGTGTTTCATCCCCCAGGCTCACTCTGTGCATCCCGAGTTGGAGGTGAGGATGGACAAGGGGGCTTCAGCCACCCATGTGCCGTCAGCaaacagccacagctggggGCGTTTTGTCCCAAATTTGGCACCCGtggccccaggctctgctgggaggggaccatcctggcaggcaggagttgtttctcccctctccttgccctgctccctgtTGTTTTGCAGCACTTTGGAAATGCTTTGTTGTGGGTGAGGGCTGTGCCCGCTGCACCGGGAGCTGGTCTGTGGCTGGGCAGAGCGGGTGGCCCCACGGCCCCCGGGCCACCAGTCCTATCCCAAAACCAGCCTACCCTTAGgcacagcttttccagcagcttcccagccgGGAGAGGTCCAAAAGCCACCACCATCAGAGCAGGCACTGGGCCCAGCCAAATCCAGAGCTGCCGCTGGGAAAGActggtgccagcagtgccatcCCCACTGGTGCTGGGGACAGTTTGGGGCCAGCTGACGGTGTCTGCTTGGGACAGGGCCAGCAGCACAACGCCAGAGGGTTTGTTTCTCCGGTGGTGGCTGAGCTGTGGCCACGGGATGACACAGGGATCACGGGGATGGCAGGAGCCACGGGGAGCCTCTCCCAGGTGTTGGAGCCCCAGGTGACAGCAGAGTGCGGGCAGGTCCCCACTCCTGGAGGATCAGccctggctctccctgccccgCGGGGACACTGTGAAGGTGTTGGGGCTTGTCTGGGGTGGTGGAGGCAAACTCCAGCCTGGAGTTCCCTCACTGAGGGGCTGCCCCAGACATGGGCCTGAGAGGGGAGGTTGTGGAGCCTTGAGGGGGGACAGGAACCTCCTGACACCCCTGGGATGAGAAAGGGCCACATGTGACAGCAGTGGCCATGTGGAGGgtcacctcctgccctgcactgggCTTTGCTGGGGGGCTCcctcctggtgtcccctggTGAGTGTGGGGTGTGGTGGGGGGCCTGGGTTAGTGGTGGTAGGAGCGAAGTGGTGACCCCCCAAACTGGTTTGGCCCGTTTCAAACGCTCCCTCTTAGCTTATCTGGCTTCAAAgggctcctgctccatcccacgCACACAAACACGCTCCCTGCGAGCCAGGGGGAGCCCCTTGCATCCCAAAAAATGTGTGTGCCCCCCaagctctgcctctcctccttctggcacccccaaaccctccctgttgcacccatgggtgccccGAGCTGGGTGTTCAGGCAGATGTGGGGGGAAGGACACCTTGGATCATGGCCATGGTGGCGGTGGGGATCCCTGGGGAATCTGCAGCATGATGAAAGTGGCTGAGGCGTGGCTCCGCTGTGAGGGCTGGCCCCCGTGGACCCCCGGCCGTGCTGAAGATGTTGAGGAGTCCCGGAGAGCCCCGGGATCCCAGGCTCGGCGGGGAGGCGAGCGGGTTCCATGCAAAACCCCGGCGAGGAGACTGGTTGGGCGAGGTGCGGGGCGGGCCCGTGCGCCCCACGCCCGCTGCAGACGCCGGCGCCCACCCGCACCCcgcagcacccaggggtgcacCTGCCCGCCCGAGGATGCTGCAGGACAACGGCCCTCCGGGGCCACCCACCCAGGTACGTGCCCGCCACTTCCGCGGCCATCgccactgctgtccccaccGCGGGTCCCCGGGGAGGGCCGGTGTCACTCGCCCTGCCACGCACCCCGTGCCCATCCACTGGCCAGGGTGGTGCCGTGGGTCTGAGGCTCCACCGTGTGCGTCTGGCGGCTGCCCAGCACtggccagctcctgcccagcaccgGCCAGCTCCTGCCCCGAGCTCTGTCCCTCGTCCCTGTGCCTCGCTGTCCCCGGCGTGGCTCCTGGCACGTGTGCGCGGTGTCCGGGCTGCGCGGAGCCCCGGCGGCCGCTCCCTGCCCCACACCGATGGCCCCAGCGGGCACGGCCGGCCCTGGGGACGGGCCCTCGGGGCTGCTcgggggctgggaggggacgCGGCGCTCCCACGAGCCGGGACTCCCCGGGAATGTGGCTCTGTCACCCCGCCAGGGAGTGACAGAGGTGCCTCCAGGCTGGGGGGCGGTCAGCGGCTGCTTTAGGGACCCcggattggggttttttaactcTGTGTCATTCCAGCTGTGGTCGGATCCCCTCGGGAATCCCTCAATTTTGcttcaaatgttttctttgtgctgATGTGCTGTTTTTAAGCCCCCTGGTGTATGTATCCCCCTCCTATCCTTCCCCAATTAACGAGCTCCTTGATGAGGCCAGCACTGCCCATTCCCACTCAGGGAATGCTCCAAGCATTCCTTGAATCCTCTGGGACCCCCAGATTTCCATTTGTCAGCTGCAGGGCGGTGTTATGCTGGGGAATGGGGGTTTGGGAGGgagacagagctgtgggaaggtgTGGGGTGCCAGTGGGCTCAGGCTTGTCCCCGGAGCCCCTCTGTcgctggggctgggggcctCCTGGGATGGCCCCGATCCCTCGGGATCCTGGCACGGGGACGGCGGGCAAGTGTTGGCTTGCAGAGGGAGCGATCCACCCCCTCCGCCCGTTGCGGGGGGAACCCGTGATTCATCCGGGCTCGGAGTGTTGGGAGCGCCCGCCGAGCTCTGCCAAACTCGGTGCGCCCTTGGGGTGGTGCCGCGGTGGGAGAAGAGGGGGGCCCTTGGGGGGTTTTCCTGGCTGCTGTACCCCAAAAGCCTCTGGGGTGGGTAAAAGGGTCCTCCCAcaaaccccagagctgggggggtggggtggggggggtgGGTTTACACCCGTGTCGGTCCTCGGCACATCGGGATGGTGCCACCaaaggggatttggggggttcCATCAGGGGAATGCCACCCCAAACTGCTGGCCCGCAGCTCTTGCCACCCcgcccctgccctggctcctgctgaCGGCGGCACATTCCTCGGGGACAGCCGCCCTTTTCACCCCCGACCGAAGCGCACACGGTGTCACCGCCGGGTGTTGTAAACCCGGCCCAGCCCGGAACGCTGCCGCTGCCGGAGCGGTGACGCCAAGCGCTGAGCCAGGGCTGgccacagagccagggctggccacagagccagggctggccacagagccagggctggccacagagccagggctggccacagagccagggctggccaCAGAGCCAGGCCCGCGTGGCCACGCTCACCCCAAACCACCTGGCCGGTGACACAGAGCCACTGTGTCCCCGAGCTGGGGCTGAGAACGGCCACAGCTCTGGTCAGGAATGAGCTGCTCGGtcagcggggcagggctgcgggACAGGCAGGGGATTTGGCGAGCTGATCCCGAGCACAGCGGGCTGGGGGGGCCGTGGTGTCCCCAGTCTGGCTGCGATGGGGCGGCTCGGCAGGTGGGGCGAGGCTAATTAGTACCTGTGGTGGCAGCGGGGCCTGAGTCACCGCGTTCGTCACCGCGGGCCCGCGGCGCTCAGCCGCcccttttttattattgttatttttttcttgttccccGGCtgatttgaaaagcaaagcagggagGGCCCGGCCAGAAATTAGTGCAGGGAGACCCCACTCCAGGCCGGACCCCTGTGCCAGATGGGGGTCCAGAGTGCTCCTGGAAAGTGGCTTCAGTGATCTGGGAGTGCCTGTGGAGGCAGCCTGGGGCTTGGTGGTCAGGTCTGGTTGAGGGGTCTCCCTGCTGGTCTGGGAAACTCCTGGGAGCCCAGGTTGGGGTCCAGGGCTCACTGGAGTGACAATACGGGGCTCCAGAGCTGTACAGAGAGATCATACAGGGGTCCACAGCACTCTCCTAGGAGGCTTCCTGGGGGTCTTGAGCTCCTTGGAGGGATATCATAGGGGTCTGGGGCTCAGTGGCAGGGCCATGTGAGTCTCTGGAGGTCGACGGGAAGGTCCTCCAAGGGTCTGGGGCTCTCCTAGGAGAGAGACCACGTGAGACGCCAGGGCGCACTGGAGGAACAATGTGGGGGTGTCCAGAGTTCAATGGCAGGATCAATGAGCAGGCAtctgggcagcccagggctcttCTGGGAGGTTGCCTAGGGGGGTCTTGGGCTCATCGATGGGACAGTGTGGGGGTCTGGGGCTCACTGGAGTGGCTACCCAGGAGTCAGAGGTGACTGTCTGAGGGAATCCTGGCTTCTCCCAAGGTAGGACCCCCAGACCCCCGGACCACCCATCTCCCTCGTCCCCGTGAGGTCACCCTGGGGCACCTCCACCTGTGGCAGTGGCGATGGTGTCACCGGTGACAGTGGCCCCGGTGGGGCCCCCTCCTTTTCCCGGCGAGGCGtggcggcggggcgggacggACGGGCCGGGACGGAGCCTCCCTACGGCTGGGGAACGCCAGAACGCCGCCACTGCCGCCGCTCACCTGCGCAGGGCGGCCGGGCTGGCCGCGGCCCCTCGTCGCCATGCAGGAGACTAACGCGTTCCTGCTGTCGGCCCTGCAGCCCGAGGCCGGCGTCTGCTCGCTGGCCTTGCCCTCGGACCGGCAGCTGGACGAGCGTGGCCGGGAGGCGGCCGAGGCCCAGCGGCTGCGCAGCGCCCGTGTCCAGGAGCAGGTCCGCCTCCGCATGATGCTGCGGGGGCaagcgcccgcccgccccgagGATCTCGCCGACGGCACCAGAGGTGGGAgagccccccgggacccccctgGGAAAACGCAGTGGGAGGGGTAGCGGGAGCCCCTTGGCCGACACTGAGCTCTGGGCGCACCCTGGCTGAGGATTGGAGGGTGCCCCCCACCCTGACCGAGTTCCCCGAACGCCCCCGAGCGTCCCCAGCGCTGGCACCAGGGGTAGCTCAGCCCCAGAGTGGGCTCGTTTCACCCCTCTCGGGgtcctgcctcagtttccccacgTGCCCTTGGAGGGCTTTGCGCTGCTGGGGTCCCACAGCCTGCGTTGGGCTGGCAGGGGGGAGGATTTTCCCgccctggcagagcccccccagccctgaGCGGCAGCGCTGGCCgggctccagctcctccattTAACGTCTGCGCCGGCGGCCTCCGCCCTGCCGCCCCGCCCGGCACCGCCGGGATCCCCCGAGCCCCGACCCCcgtgctggggaccccaggggtggggacagacCCCCCCGACACCCCgagggctgccctgggcatgAGTCACGTACTTGGCACCACCAGCCCTGGCGGCGTCCCTGTCCCGTCCTTGTGCCGTCCCGCCGGTGGCCCTGGGGCGGTGGCAGGGCAGATGGGCAGCGTGAGGTGCCATGGGGGGCAGTGGCGTGTCCAGGTCCCTGCCAGGATCCCGTTCCCACGGCGGGcgagctgggaatgctgtggggGATGCCTGGGCTGCTgatccagctgtggcaggggggACCGGGTTGAGCCGCGGCGTCCCCGCCGAGGTGGCAATTATTGCCCTCGCCGTCGGGGCacggggcagggcggggaggcCACTTCGGCTCCCCGTGGCCAGCGGGCGAGTGAAGGCGGCCTCTTCCCACCCCCTTGTCCCCCGAGCTCTGCTTGCACTGCCGCGGTTCCCGCAGCAGATCCCCCTGGGATGAGCTGGGGCGATCTTTGATCTCCGGatcccttcctgccctgcccgtgctcacgctgcctcctcctctgtgCCTGTCCCGCAGGCGCTCAGTACAGCTCGACGCTGCGCTCCTCCTTCAGCTCCCGTTCCCAGAGCAATGGCGTGGATCCCAAAGCCTCGGTACGTACCGGGGCTCTGTCTGCTCCCCACCGCTTCGGCTGCGCTGAGGACAGCCCCTGGTGGGGACGGAGGGATGGACTCCAACCTCCCGCGTTCCCCCTGCAGCTGTACCAGCCGCTGGCCAAGAAGGATTTCGGCACGCTGCGGGGCAGCGGCTGGTCCTCGCGCTCGGCCGTGGACCTCACCCCGCACAAGCGCGTGGCCACCATCAGCAACGGGGGCCTGGCCAAGGGCCGTGCCTACGCCGCCGGCTACGCGGCCTCGCAGGCCTCGCCGCGGCCCAGCTCCTTCCATGAGCGCAACTTCCGCTGCCGCCAGAACCTGGACACGCTGTCGCTGCGCTCCCTCCGCCTGGTCGACGGGCCCCTGCCGCTCGCCGACGACCGCTACAGCGTCCTGTCGGAGCAGCTGGATGTGCCGGGGCACCGGCAGCTCTATAAGAGCCAGGCTGCCGGCGGCTTCGGCCGCTCCTTCGCCTTCGAGCGGCAGCTGAGCTCCGGCACGGCCTCCAAGGCTGCCTGCGACTGGCTGGACGGCGCCGAGGGGCCGCCGAGCCGCACCATCCGCGCCCCCGCCATGCGCACGCTCCAGCGCTTCCAGAGCAACAACCGCTCGCGGCTGAGCGCCGGCTCCTTTGGCACGGTGCCGgccggaggcggcggcgccttcctggggctgggggagcacagcTCCCGCGCCCCCTCCGTGCGCAGCCTGGCCGAGTCCGGCCACCACCTCGCGGAGCCGCGTGCCATGGAGATGTACAATGGCCACGGCACGCTGCTCGGACACCACGTCGGCGGGTGAGGGACAGGGGCTGTTCCAGGGTGTCTGGGTCAGTGTCCCCACTGTGGTCACCTGCTGGGGGAGGGTGAACCCCTCCAGTATCCCTTGGGAACAAGGGATATTGGGGAGAGGGGTGGGATGGTGAGTGCAGCTTGGTCCTGTGGTGATGGACCACAGCACAGGCTGACCCCGAGTGTGTCTTGCCTCTGACCCTGGCTCCTCCACGGACACATTCTGAGACATGGCAGGAGTATGATGCTCATCCTACTGGGAATGGAGTCCCATGCCTAGGGCCCAGTGGGAGGGAGATGGGTTGGTGGGGCTCTTTGGAGATGGGGTCATGGTGGGGTGCAGAGGTGGAGCATCCTGTGGGACGCTCTGCTGGGACTCACCTGGCTGTGGTTCCAGGTTTGACGACATCGACCTGCCTTCAGCAGTGAAGTACCTGATCGCCAGTGACCCCAACCTGCAGGTGCTGGGCGCTGCCTACCTGCAGCACAAGTGCTACAGCGACAGCAGCGCCAAGAAGCAGGTGAGCCCCCAGaagggtgggagcagggggtttcccagtgggagcagggGGTTTCCCAGCCTCTCCAACACTGCGGgcaggtgctggggctggagggagcccTGAGAGCACAGCGTGTCTGACGCCCCGGGCTGTCCCCCAGGCCCGCAGCCTGCAGGCCATGCCCAAGCTGGTGAAGCTGTTCAACAGCCCAAACCAGGAGGTGCAGCGCCACGCCACCGGCGCCATGCGCAACCTCATCTACGACAACGCCGAGAACAAGCTGGCGCTGGTGGAGGAGAACGGCATCTACGAGCTCATGCGCACCCTGCGGGAGCCCGATGACGAGCTCCGCAAGAATGTCACAGGTTGGGGACAACGGCGGGGTGGGCAGGGGTCCCCCGGGGGTGGTCCTCTACTCCCCTCCTGTGATGGGATGATGCCCTGTGCCAGTGTGGGATGTGCTGTGGGTTACACTTCTGTTCTGCCCTGGCTGGGTGGAGATGGGGCTTTGCATGGCTTGGGGCTTGGAGGGCTCTGAGGTGGCTTCCCATGGTTTATGGGGtggcacagcacctgcaggaaGCCCTTCGCTTGGTTGTCACCAGCATGAGCCCCCCGGGGAGGGGAGTTGGGGTGGATGTGCTCTCCAGCCATTCTGGTACTGAGGGTCCCCCTCTGTGCAGGGATCCTGTGGAATCTGTCCTCCAGTGATAACCTGAAGGATCGCCTGGCCCGGGACACGCTGGAGCAGCTCACAGACCTGGTCCTGGTGCCTCTCTCTGGGCTGGGGGGCTCGGGTGTCATCCAGCAGAACCCGTCAGAGGCAGAGATCTTCTATAACTCCACAGGCTTCCTCAGGTATCTACTCCAGGTCCTCCCACTGGGAGTCAAGTtttggagggaggaagagaCAGGAGCACTGTCTGCAGGGCTCTTTTTTGGGCTTGGGAaggggtggctgtggggaaTCCCCTTCTCTCCATTGACAGAGCCCCTTTCCCATGCAGGAacctgagctctgccagccagCAGACCCGGCAGAAGATGCGCGAGTGCCACGGGCTGGTGGACTCCATGATCCACTATGTGAACAGCTCCCTGGAGGTGGGGAAGTCGGAGGACAAGGTGAGCCCCCGAGCTGGTGTTGTGGGAGCTGAGGTGCTGCTCCCTTGTCCTGCTGTGCAAAGGCACATCTTGATGTGACGCTGGAAGAACCGGCCCGGCTCTGTCCAGactcagctggcacagccagtgTCATGACTCTGCCAGCTGGACACACCCTGCAGGTGGCCCAGGGGTGACACCCTcgtgtcccctgtgcccccccagaGCGTGGAGAATGCTGTCTGTGTCCTGCGCAACCTCTCCTACCGGCTGTACGACGAGATGCCCCCGTCCTCGCTCCAGCGCCTCGAGGGCCACCGGAGGAATGCCGGCGGCACGGTGACGGGGGAGCTGGTGGGCTGCTTCAGCCCCCAGAGCAAGAAAGCCCGGGAGGTCAGTGAGGACATGTCCTGGCCGTGTCACCGGGAtggagctggcactgggaagtgctggcagcagaggtgaTGCCAGGGCGGAGGTGGACGCCAGCCTCGGCTGGTGGGTGGGACGCAGGGGTGAGCTCAGCGGAAGGTGAATCAGGTATTTGGGGTGAATCAGGGTGCTGAATCCCCGGTTTTCCATGCTGTGGGGCATGATGCAGCCAGGGTGacctgccagctccctgcccagcagttcaggccaggcaggcagggaaaaagGGACACTGTGGAGGGACACCCTCTGAGTCTAACGATGCCCCTGTCCCTCAGCACTACCTGAACGCAGACATCGTCACCTTCACGGAGGTCTCCAAGGACCCCAAGGGCATGGAGTGGCTCTGGAACCCGCAGATCGTGGGCATCTACAACCGGCTGCTGCAGCGCTGCGAGCTCAACAAGCACACGACAGAGGCGGCCTCGGGCGCCCTGCAGAACATCACAGCCGGGGACCGCAGGGTGAGAGCCGGGGGGGACCCACcacctgcccagcacagccatgctgagtgaggaggaggaggaaggagctggcagAGTCTCCAAGAGGGTGTTTGCCTTGCAGTGGGCGGGTGTGCTGAGCCGGCTGGCGCTGGAGCAGGAGCGCATCCTGAATCCCGTGCTGGACCGTGTCCGCACCGCCGACCACCACCAGCTGCGCTCCCTCACTGGCCTCATCCGCAACCTGTCCCGCCATGCCCGCAATAAGGACGAGATGTGTGAGTGCCGGGGGTGAACCACACCTGGGGGGTGCTTCCCAACTTTTTCCTTTGCCTCCCGTTCTCTCCCAaccctgtcctgcctgctgcatCCCTACTTGCAGCTTAGCCTGTGGGCTGCTTTGTCCCCTGTTCCCAGACgtggctctgtcccctctggCTCTGGCCACCAGCCCTGACGGTCCCTTTGCCCACAGCCACCAAGGTGGTCAGCCACCTCATCGAGAAGCTGCCGGGGAGTGTCGGGGACAAGGCCCCGCCTGCCGACGTCATCGTGAACATCATCGCGGTGCTCAACAACCTGGTGGTGGAGAGCCCCATGGCTGCCCGCGACATCGTCTACTTTGACGGCCTCAGGAAGCTTTTCTTCATCAAGAAGCGACGGGacaggtgggagctgctgtgtcccagctaacacctgggctcctgtcctgctttcctctccatccctgctccagctcagtGGAAGAGGGTCACAAGTTTCCCTTCCCAAGCCTTGGTGTTGGGAGACTGGCTAAGAGTAGCCTCATGGCCACCTGTCAGCTCTTTGTCACCCCATAAGGACACCCCATAGCCACAGCTGCCGTTTCCTATCAAgaacctctccctgctcctgcctgttgTGGTGGGATACAGATGTtcacctcctgcctctccccaccTACACAAAACTACTAATCCCTCTGGGGTGGTCGCCTTGGGCTGGTGGGTGCTGTCTCATGCTCAGTGGTCTCCAGAACCTCATTGCGTCCTGTCCCTTTCCCAGCTCGGACAACGAGAAGTCCTCCCGAGCCGCCGCCAGCCTCCTGGGAAACATGTGGCAGTACACCAAGCTCCACCGGGACTTCAAGATGGTACGTACCCATTCCAGAGCCTCCCGCAGCCAGTGGGAGGATCCCTAGGGAATCAAGGCCAGAGGATTCATCCTGGAGAGCCACACCACCCAAATGCTTCCCAGGACATGGTGGGGCCCCACTCCACGCCTGCTTTTCCTCAGGGGTGGGGACATCCCAGAgcaggtggcaggggacagcgTGGCCACCAGTGcgggagcagaggggctccgTGTGCCTGATGGGGCTGTCTCCTTGCAGAAGGGGTACCGGAAGGAGGACTTCCTCAGCCTGTGAGGACACCCTGGGAGCTGGAATGCCTCGCTGGGATGCTCCGTGCTGCCGGCCATGCCGTAGGAAGGCTGCTCGCCGCCGGACCCCTGCTCTGTAGCCTAATCCCTGCACCCCATGCGCCTCCCTGCTCCACTGGGTCTCCTTCCCTGACCGGGGGACACTtgtcctccctcctgcccagccttAACCCAGTGGCTGCTtttggctctgctgtgggatCCCACTGGGACACCAGTTAGGGGGGGCTGCCCCATGGCACCCCTTGGGGGCCCTCCTCTCTTTCAGGCAGTTGTCTGCAAAACTTGGCTTGTCCTGCAGCCTGACaggggggcaggagctgcagggggtTGGGAAGGCTCCTGTAGAGCAATTCTAGGGCAAGGGGGCTTCTGGGGGTGCTtcatcccagctccctgagctgcagggccaggggtggtGTCCGTGCCCTGTGCCAGTGTGGGATGTGCTGTGGGTTGCACTTTTGTTCTGCCCTGGCTGGGTGGGGATGGGGCTTTGCATGGCttgggggctgggagggctctgaGGTGGCTTCCCACGGTTTATGGGGtggcacagcacctgcagggagcTAGGAAGTGACGCTGTGACAGCGCTGCGTTCCCCCTTTGccagggagggtgggcagggggttGCGTCTGATGAGGCCCTCACTGCAGGAAGCCTGGGAGGGCCTCAGGGCCCCATCTGCCACCCTGTGGGGACTCTCCCAGTGTGGCAGAGCCACTGCTGTCGCTCcccaccagctgctgccagggctgggccctgctggcacagcaggagcaggatccGGGCAGGGCTGTCCGGGTCGTGTTTGCTGAGCAGCGTCGCCCATGGGCGGGGAGATGCCCCCAGTGCCCCCGGGCTGGGTGCAAACGGGTCCAAAGCTCTCTGCGCCACAGTGGTGCCTGGGAAGGGACACATGGGCTGGGGGTGGCTTTGGGCTGGGGGTGGCTTTGGGGGAGCCCCCATGCTGGGGGGCACGATGTAGAGTAGGTAGAGGGGTGGGAGGATGGGGGGAGCAGGCGGAGGGGCTGGAGCGGCCCCCACAGTGAGTGGCACGGGTGCAGTCACAGCTTGGGGTCACGGGGTGTttggctctgcagctctctgtgtaCAACCTCCCTGGCCCTGTGTACCCCTGAAATAAAGGCCTTGAGTGATGCCCACCTGCACCTGCGTTTGGATGGCACCTGGGAGGGGGGACAATGCCCCGGTGACACCAGTGCCACGGGGACACCAGCACAGGGTGAGGTTACCTCACAGTGCCACACACGGTGTGCCTGGCATGGCTCTGAGTTAGTGGGACACTGGTGTGGGAAGGACAGACCAAAGCACTGCCTGCGGTGGGGAGACCCTCTCCGTGTCACCTGTGTCCCCATCATGAAAAGACCCAGTGGGTGCAGCAGCCTTTTATTATCACAGGGGTTTCCATATGGGACAAAGGTGCTAACTCCACTCCTGTCAGGcactccctggggctggggcatgTTTTTCCTTGGAGAGCATCACCCATGCCAGCACTTGTCCATCACGCAGGAAGCACGCCCCTGCCACCCACTGCAAGGGACAGGGCCCAGCCAGCTGGGTGGCACCCAGAGATGGCACTGAGGTATTACGGGCAGGGTGCTCCTGGCGATGGTTTTCCAGTTTTCCACTTTGgagccagctcctgctttcccagcaTGGCCATGGCTCTGATCCCGTAACTCCCAGGCTCCTCGGCCCGATCTGGTCCATGTGTCCCCACAGGGATGGGGGACACCTGAGGTCCTGCTCAGACGTCATCCTCTGTCACCAGGCAGTAGAAGTCTGTGCGGGCGCCATAGTTGCGCGATCCCAGATCGGAGACGTCGAGCTCGGAGCgctgcctgtcctgcagctgcgCATCCTCCATCCCACTGGATGCTGGAGCCCTGGGAGCACTGCGCTCACCCAGGCGGGGCGGCAGGGGGCTTCCGAAGACACGCCCGCGGaggcctggcaggagcagggagatgggTTTAGGTATAGGGGGAAGGGGCTGGACCCACCCTGCCGCCATGGGTGCAGGAGGCAAAGCCCAGGAGTGCCCCTCAGCGTGCATTCGTCCCcatgggagaagcagcagggacacagaccTGTGCCGAGGTCCCCGTCCGGGTCCAGGTCTCCTGCGCTGTCCAGGTAGCTGCTGTGCAGGATCAGCATGGGGTCCttgtcctcctgcagctgggtcTGCGGGTCCCCCACGCTCCCCGGGAAGGACACCTTGCGCGGCagggccaggcacagctccttccAGAAGTCCGACGATGGGGTCTGCATGGGCCAGGAGGGGATGAGCTGGGCCGGAAGCACCAGAGCACAACCCTGCACGGTTTCACGGGCTCGGCTCGCtctccccagtgctgggagccCGGCCAAGGTGTGAGGCTGTGCTCCGGCATGGCACCGTGCCCATGCGCCGGCGGAGAAACCGGCCCGACCTGCCGGAACGCTCGCCAGGGCTCCggctcccagcctggccccaaaATGGCCGGAGTGGCCCTGGGCCAAAGCTCCGCTCTGGGAGCTGAGGCTGGGGAAGCCCTGGAGTGTCACGGGCTCCTGACCATTCAGGTTTGGGGGGTAAGCTCCCAGATCTGGGGCTCTTCTGGTTGGGTTTTTAAATGTCCTCCAAAAGGTGAGTGCCCCAACCTGGTCTTTAGCACTGgagcctggggcacagccccagagggcagcagggaggttGACCCAAaatggggagctgggaatggaagGGGAGTGCTGGTGGGATGGGTCCTGCTCAGCTCTCCCACCATGGGGCATCAccaaagggcagcagggaagccGGCAAgtggggtgctggggaggaaaaggggctTCTGGGCGAGGGTCAGGATCCTGCTCGGCACACACCATGGAGCTGGCTCTCCACACCAGCAGGGTGACGGCGCTTCGGTGCTGCTTCAGCAGGGTGATGGCAGGGTGAGTGATCTCCCGGTACTGGCTCTCGAAGATGATGA is drawn from Prinia subflava isolate CZ2003 ecotype Zambia chromosome 5, Cam_Psub_1.2, whole genome shotgun sequence and contains these coding sequences:
- the PKP3 gene encoding plakophilin-3 — translated: MQETNAFLLSALQPEAGVCSLALPSDRQLDERGREAAEAQRLRSARVQEQVRLRMMLRGQAPARPEDLADGTRGAQYSSTLRSSFSSRSQSNGVDPKASLYQPLAKKDFGTLRGSGWSSRSAVDLTPHKRVATISNGGLAKGRAYAAGYAASQASPRPSSFHERNFRCRQNLDTLSLRSLRLVDGPLPLADDRYSVLSEQLDVPGHRQLYKSQAAGGFGRSFAFERQLSSGTASKAACDWLDGAEGPPSRTIRAPAMRTLQRFQSNNRSRLSAGSFGTVPAGGGGAFLGLGEHSSRAPSVRSLAESGHHLAEPRAMEMYNGHGTLLGHHVGGFDDIDLPSAVKYLIASDPNLQVLGAAYLQHKCYSDSSAKKQARSLQAMPKLVKLFNSPNQEVQRHATGAMRNLIYDNAENKLALVEENGIYELMRTLREPDDELRKNVTGILWNLSSSDNLKDRLARDTLEQLTDLVLVPLSGLGGSGVIQQNPSEAEIFYNSTGFLRNLSSASQQTRQKMRECHGLVDSMIHYVNSSLEVGKSEDKSVENAVCVLRNLSYRLYDEMPPSSLQRLEGHRRNAGGTVTGELVGCFSPQSKKAREHYLNADIVTFTEVSKDPKGMEWLWNPQIVGIYNRLLQRCELNKHTTEAASGALQNITAGDRRWAGVLSRLALEQERILNPVLDRVRTADHHQLRSLTGLIRNLSRHARNKDEMSTKVVSHLIEKLPGSVGDKAPPADVIVNIIAVLNNLVVESPMAARDIVYFDGLRKLFFIKKRRDSSDNEKSSRAAASLLGNMWQYTKLHRDFKMKGYRKEDFLSL